catggacgctttctcgggttataaTCAGATCCGCATGCTCGAggccgatcaggaaaagacttcgttcgtaaccagccaaggactattctgctacaaagtaatgccattcggcctgaagaatgcgggggcaacataccaaaggctaatgaacaagatgttcgcgaagcagatcgggaggaatgttcaagtctatgtcgacgacatgctggtgaagagccagaaggaggaagaccacctcGAAGATCTTAAGGAGACGTTCGGTACGCTacgatcctacaacatgaaacttaATCCGGGAAAAtgcgcattcggcgtaacggcagggaaattcctaggcttcatggtatcccagagagggattgaggctaacccggacaaaatccgagccatacTAGAAATGGCACCcccgcgaaatgtgaaggagatacaaagccttaacggcaaggTAGCGGCgttaaatagattcgtgtcgagagccacggacaagtgccTGCCCTTTTTccgcacattaaagaaatcattcgagtggacggacgagtgtcagcgagcgttcgaggaactaaaggcatacctatcctcaccacccctattgagtccctcgcaacctggcgaagaacttttcctctacttggctgtctcctctgtcgccgtcagcgctgctttgattagagaagaagatAATGCACAGAAAcctgtatactacgccagccgggcgctccgcggcgccgaagaaagataccaacttatggagaaactcgctttcGCATTGATAACGGCTGCTCGCAAGCTCAAACAttactttcaagcccacaccgtgaacgtaatgaccgacaagcccttgcgaagggcactgagtaatcctgaagccgcaggtcgactgacactgtgggcaatagaattgagtgagtttgatatcaagtaccgtccgcgtgtggccattaaaggacaagccgtagccgacttcatagcggagtttacgcgtgacgaggacaagggggcagaagaaccACTCAAGTGGAGCATCTTCACCGACGGGTCAtccaatcggcgaattggaggggccggcatagtgTTGCTGTCGCCCGAAGGGgacaagatcgaatgtatggtccgtctcgacttccccattaccaacaacgaagcagaatacgaagcggtggcggcaggactcgacctagccaaagccgccggaGCTGAAAGTGTGGCCGTCCAttgcgactctcaggtcgtgaccaatcaagtaaacggagactacgaatgcaagggggaaaggttgaagagatatcttgatcaagtgagAACGAGAGTCAACGGACTAAAAGCGACGGTCGTCCAAATCCCcaggggagaaaatgagctcgccgaccggctagccaaagccgcctcagcagaacatgtgatgacaccgggtaatgtactttccttcGTTCAACTCTatccactaatagaccccgacaatatgcaggagatacgctccgaaagaaactggacCACCCAGATAGCTTCATACCtgaaggacgggttactgccaCAAGAGAAGGAGGCAGCGAGGAAGCTGAAAGTCCAAGCGGCGAGATTCGTCTTGATAAGAGACGTTCTTTACAAGAGAGGATTCTCCCGCCCTTATctaagatgcctcggggttgaagaggcagactacgtaatgagggaagtGCACGAAGGGATATGCGGGAATCACTCTGGATCGcggtcgttggtgcacaaactggtacgagctgggtattactggccgaccatgcagaaggatgccgagtcgTACGTTAAgagctgcgacaaatgccagaggttcagcaattttattGGACAGCCAGCTGAGGAACTGACCCCTAtgacggctccatggccgttcgcacaatggggactggatATCATGGGACCCTTCCCAACTGCGGTAAGGCAGCTcaagttcttggtagtgggtattgactacttcacaaaatgggtagaagcggaagccttggccaccattacagaaaagaacgttagaagttttgtttggcggtccatcgtatgcaggtttggtattcctagagtccttgtctcggataacgggaggcagttcgacaacagCCACTTCCGGGATTTTTGCACACAGCtgggaataaaaaaccactactcatcacccgcccatcctcaggccaatggccaggttgaagtcacgaaccgatccctgctaaagattatcaagactcggctcgagggggcaaagggaatatggcccgaagaattaccGAGCATACTGTGGGCGtacaggacaacggcgaggactccgacaggagagacgccatttcgactgacatacgggaatgaggcggtcatccccgcagaagttggcctcacaagttacagggttcacaaccatgacgaaggcaggaacgacgaatcaatgaggctacagctggacctgatagatgaggtaaggtcggcagcggagcaaaggatcgcaagataccaggaacgcatggccagacattacaactcccgggtccgacacagagacttccaagtaggagacctcGTACTCAGGAGGGTCATGGGTGcagctagagaccctacacagggaaagctcggccccaactgggaaggaccttaccgagtcacggcatggaaaaggaaaggaacataccacTTGGAGACTACGGAGGGGgagaagctaccgcatccatggaatgcggagcatttgaggaaatactaccagtgatagtaacacggcgaacggcaaccaattttccatttggctttttattataactatttataagttttttctttaacatgtgtttctcttgctacaatcctgtcgtgccttttttaagcccaagggggcaggcacttttcctttacgcaATTAGATACCATTAtaatcttcttctactttgatgtCACTACAATTGTCCCCGAACTTAACGAATGCTAGTTTAAAGTCCAAAAattggacggatcaccaaaacggtgagagtaatacaagtccaaaagtggacggatcaccaaaacggtgagaattctacatatccacaaagtggacggatcaccaaaacggtgagagtaatacaagtccaaaagtggacggatcaccaaaacggtgagaattctacatgtccacaaagtggacggatcaccaaaacggtgagaacaGTACAAGtccaaaagtggacggatcacccaaaacggtgagaaaTTCTAAaagtccataaattggacggatcacccaaaacggtgagtaaATTCTACAAGTCcgtaaagtggacggtatatgCGCCATAATGTGGACGGGTAACCAAAACGGCGAATAAAATtatccataaagtggacggatcaccaaaacggtgagtagttatacaagtccacaaattggacggtgtagcctccacaaagtggacggatcacaaAGACGGTGAGAATTATGCAAGTCCATAAATTAGACGGTGTatccgccacaaagtggacggatcaccgcAATTCAACACTTCCACAAATTGGACGGTGTACTcctcaaagtggacggatcacccaaaacgtttaataattctacatgtccataaagtggacggatcaccaagacGGTGATaattatacaagtccataaTTTAGACGGTATCAGTCTCAAAGCGAACGGATCACCGTAATTAAAATTAGAGATATTTACGCACctaaaacggtgaataattctacatgtccgaAAAGCGGACGGACCTACAAAACGTTTAGTAATACTACGTGTTTGTAAAATGGACGGTATAGCAAAAACGGTGAATAAATTACGTACATACATAAAGCAGACGGCTCTAAAACGCCCACAAGGTGGACGGACAACATGACGATATAAGTCAGCTTCAATAGTTTAGCTTataagtggacggatcaacaGACGAGCTTGtgcaaattaaaattcaaaataaaagtagaCGGAGAAAATCCTTAACGGATACAGATCACGAAAAGACAATGAATGAAAAGCATTGTTCAGTACAAATGAAACTTCAACCAAACCGTCTACAAATTATTAACAATACATAAAAAGGGAGACGGATCCTCATCAACAATTATATGGGTTACTCTGCTTTATTGGGGTCGACAACAGCGACCTCATTCGGCATAGCGGACTCTCCGTCACCCTGAGCTGCCTCTTCTCCAAAGAGATCCTCCGTATTTTCGGAGGCGACGGGTAGAGCAGACGTCTGACCTTGATCAGTTAGTGTTATCATGGACAAGTCCAGATCTGGGTAGGCCTTCTTCACCTGACGGAGCGAATCGtcgaagccttgaaggaacgatcctGCCAGCTCCTTCAGCAAAGACTCGGAGTTGCGATATTCGCTGACGGCGTCATCCCTTGCATGACGGAGTTTTTTCTTCAGATCCTTCACCTCGTCTGCTTTAAccttcaaggccttcccagcCTCCTCCGTCCTCTGTTCAAGTTCTTCTCTCGTCTTCTCAGAGAGTTCGAACTTCTGCTCCATCGTGGCCTTCCACTTGTGCAGCTGGCTAAGCTCCTCTTCCGTCTGCCCAAGTTTTGACCGTACCCGTTCcagagccgcttcacggttgaggcagcggtccatcaagcccttcatcataaccaaggactgaaatagacaaaattagaagtgtcaaaaatgaaactAGGGAGTGGACGGACATAAACTGAAGGATAAGGAAAGTTACCTGTCCGACGGCAAATAACCCCGTCTCCCCCATCACCTCCGTCGAATGATTCCCAAGATCCTCATAATCCTCTGCAGAAAGTATGGACGTAAGCTTCTCCAAAGCGAACTTCGAGTCCTCACGGAGAAGGGGAGGGGGCTTCTCCCCGCTGACGGGTGGAGCATGCATTAGGCCCTTACCGGCCCCTTGTTTAACTTGGGTGACGGCCTTAGGgccctcagccatcaagcccacCACGGGCTCCATTGACACCTTTGGCTGCTTGAGTGGACGGTCGGACTTTGGTGGCTGCTTCCTCTTACCCGATGACCCCGGCACACTGGGAACAACGATctcacccgtcttcttttgctcgacggctagagattttatcattgcccttctcttggcgtcgtccatttctgcaatacaggacggatgatgatattttttcaaaaataaaatttcaatttcaagggTAAAAGTAGACGGActcacgtttgtgtattctttcgttGTTCCCAGTGGCCGGGGTCATCGGGTCAAGACCGCAGCAACCCAGTGTATTGTCTCCACTCAAGCAGCCAAAGGTGTCAATGGAGCCCGTGgtgggcttgatggctgagggcCCTAAGGCCGTCACCCAAGTTAAACAAGGGGCCGGTAAGGGCCTAATGCATGCTCCACCGGTCAGCGGGGAGAAGCCCCCTCCCCTTCTCCGTGAGGACTCGAAGTTCGCTTTGGAGAAGCTTACGTCCATACTTTCTGCAGAGGATTATGAGGATCTTGGGAATCATTCGACGGAGGTGATGGGGGAGACGGGGTTATTTGCCGTCGGACAGGTAACTTTCCTTATCCTTCAGTTTATGTCCGTCCACTCCCTagtttcatttttgacacttctaattttgtctatttcagtccttggttatgatgaagggcttgatggaccgctgcctcaaccgtgaagcggctctgGAACGGGTACGGTCAAAACTTGGGCAGACGGAAGAGGAGCTTGGCCAGCTGCACAAGTGGAAGGCCACGATGGAGCAGAAGTTTGCACTCTCTGAGAAGACGAGAGAAGAGCTTGAACAGAGGACGGAGGAGgctgggaaggccttgaaggTTAGAGCAGACGAGGTGAAGGATCTGAAGAAAAAACTCCGTCATGCAAGGGATGACGCCGTCAGCGAATATCGCAACTCCGAGTCTTTGTTGAAGGAGCTGGCaggatcgttccttcaaggcttcgaCGATTCGCTCCGTCAGGTGAAGA
This genomic stretch from Quercus lobata isolate SW786 chromosome 3, ValleyOak3.0 Primary Assembly, whole genome shotgun sequence harbors:
- the LOC115982714 gene encoding uncharacterized protein LOC115982714, with amino-acid sequence MDDAKRRAMIKSLAVEQKKTGEIVVPSVPGSSGKRKQPPKSDRPLKQPKVSMEPVVGLMAEGPKAVTQVKQGAGKGLMHAPPVSGEKPPPLLREDSKFALEKLTSILSAEDYEDLGNHSTEVMGETGLFAVGQSLVMMKGLMDRCLNREAALERVRSKLGQTEEELSQLHKWKATMEQKFELSEKTREELEQRTEEAGKALKVKADEVKDLKKKLRHARDDAVSEYRNSESLLKELAGSFLQGFDDSLRQVKKAYPDLDLSMITLTDQGQTSALPVASENTEDLFGEEAAQGDGESAMPNEVAVVDPNKAE
- the LOC115980799 gene encoding uncharacterized protein LOC115980799, whose translation is MEPVVGLMAEGPKAVTQVKQGAGKGLMHAPPVSGEKPPPLLREDSKFALEKLTSILSAEDYEDLGNHSTEVMGETGLFAVGQSLVMMKGLMDRCLNREAALERVRSKLGQTEEELGQLHKWKATMEQKFALSEKTREELEQRTEEAGKALKVRADEVKDLKKKLRHARDDAVSEYRNSESLLKELAGSFLQGFDDSLRQVKKAYPDLDLSMITLTDQGQTSALPVASENTEDLFGEEAAQGDGESAMPNEVAVVDPNKAE